A region of the Rhizobium binae genome:
CGTCCGGTTCTGACATGCGAGAACAGCACGATCATCGAGTTGGATTCGAGTGTTGGATGCACTGTCGCCCCGGCTTCCGTCAGGTGCCGGTTGATGATGCGCCGGTTCTGCATGTCGGCGGTCAATAGGCAAAGCCGAAGATCGCCGACCTCCTTCCAGGTCACGTTGTCGCGATCAGACAGCGGGCTGCCCGCAGCCGTGATCAGATGATAGCGCTCGGCATAGAGGGGAACGCTGGTGACACGCCCGAGCGGCTCATTTTCAAGATAGGTGATACCGGCGTCGATCTCGAGATTTTCGAGCATGCTCAGCACCTGCAGCGAATTGCGCGAGACGATCGAGAAGGTGACGCCCGGATGTCGCTCCTGAAACGGCGTGGTGATGCGCGAAAGCATGGCGAGGGCCGTCGGAATGGCGGCGAGGCGAATGTGGCCGGAAAGACCGCGCCGCGCCGCGCGCATTTCCTCGCGCATGGTGCGGGCATCGCCGACGATGCGCCGCGCCCATTCGAGTACGCGCTGTCCCTCCGGCGTCAGCCCCTGATACCGCGACCCGCGCTGCACCAGCATGACGCCGAGCTGATCCTCCAGTTGGCGGATGGCGGCCGAGAGCGTCGGCTGCGAAATCCCGCATTCCTCCGCAGCGCGGCCGAAGTGCTTTTCATTGGCAAGGGCGATGAAGAATTCCAGCTTGTCGATCATCCGGTCTCCCGACCCGGTATGCTAGCATCCGGATCCAGCCCATCTTCTGCGCAGCCCCCGCGCAGTCCGATATGCTTTAACCGTTTTCGACAGCCGGAAAAAGATCGAACAGCGATTCGAGGAAGGCAAGCACGCTGAGATTGCCGATGCTGTAATAGACCAGCCTGCCCTGACGGCGCGTATTGACCAGCCCTTCGAGCCTCAGACGCGCGAGCTGCTGCGAGACCATTGCCTGTTGTATGCCGAGAATATTCTCGATTTCACCCACCGTCCGCTCCTCATTCGCGAGAATGCAGAGGATCAGAAGTCGGCTCTGATGCGCCAGCGCCTTCAGCAGATCGCTCGCCTCATGGGCTTTTGCAGCGAGTTTGTGCAAGTCCTGGCCGGTCATCCCCGGCTCCGGTTTAGGCAACGGCATTCGGCATCTCGGAAGGGAAGCAAAAGGTAGATCAGCACAATAGCATATTCGCAAAAGCGAATTCGTCAAATGTGATGAAATGCCAAAAAAGGTCCAAGTAAATCAGCACATAAGCTGACCGCCGTTGATCTCGAGGATCTGGCCGGTAATGTATCCGGACAGAGAAGGAGCCGCCAGGAAGAGATATGCGGGAGCACAATCCTCGGCGGTCCCGAGACGCTGCAGGGGAATGGATTTTCTCGTCTGTTCCAGCTTTTCGCGGGAGGAATAGCGCTCATGGAAATCCGTCTCGATCGTCCCCGGCGAGACGCAGTTGACGCGGATGCCATCCGGCGCCAGCTCACGAGCAAGCGCTTTGGAATAGG
Encoded here:
- a CDS encoding ArsR/SmtB family transcription factor codes for the protein MPLPKPEPGMTGQDLHKLAAKAHEASDLLKALAHQSRLLILCILANEERTVGEIENILGIQQAMVSQQLARLRLEGLVNTRRQGRLVYYSIGNLSVLAFLESLFDLFPAVENG
- a CDS encoding LysR family transcriptional regulator, coding for MIDKLEFFIALANEKHFGRAAEECGISQPTLSAAIRQLEDQLGVMLVQRGSRYQGLTPEGQRVLEWARRIVGDARTMREEMRAARRGLSGHIRLAAIPTALAMLSRITTPFQERHPGVTFSIVSRNSLQVLSMLENLEIDAGITYLENEPLGRVTSVPLYAERYHLITAAGSPLSDRDNVTWKEVGDLRLCLLTADMQNRRIINRHLTEAGATVHPTLESNSMIVLFSHVRTGRWASIMPRNVAKSFGFPIEIRMIPIVEPEAHHLVGLVAPYREPFTPLVSALLHEARVLVRDEEL